A stretch of Comamonadaceae bacterium M7527 DNA encodes these proteins:
- the ribH gene encoding 6,7-dimethyl-8-ribityllumazine synthase → MFGANQGTTPTLDGRKVRIGIVQARFNEDITNALAAACLDQLKVLGVQDKNIKHVTVAGALEVPLALQAMAVSDDFDALVALGCIVRGETYHFELVANESGAGVTRVSLDNEIPIANAILTTENMAQAVARQTDKGRDAATVAVEMAKLLDDLR, encoded by the coding sequence ATGTTTGGCGCAAACCAGGGCACTACCCCCACACTAGACGGACGCAAAGTGCGCATTGGCATTGTGCAAGCCCGCTTCAATGAAGACATCACCAACGCGTTAGCGGCAGCCTGTCTAGACCAACTAAAGGTCTTGGGCGTGCAAGATAAAAACATCAAACACGTCACAGTTGCTGGCGCCCTGGAGGTGCCCTTGGCGCTGCAAGCCATGGCCGTGTCTGACGACTTTGACGCGCTGGTGGCGCTGGGCTGCATTGTGCGCGGTGAAACCTACCACTTCGAACTGGTGGCCAATGAGTCTGGCGCGGGTGTGACCCGTGTGTCTTTAGACAACGAAATCCCGATTGCCAACGCCATACTCACCACTGAAAACATGGCCCAGGCTGTGGCCAGGCAAACAGACAAAGGTCGAGACGCGGCAACCGTCGCCGTTGAAATGGCCAAACTGCTAGACGACCTGCGATAA
- a CDS encoding cation transporter, whose amino-acid sequence MGQHCCVSNHFDGTTRAYRQALVAVIVINAAMFMVELLGGAWSGSQALQADALDFLGDALTYGLSLWAIARAVQTRARAALLKGVSLALMGAWVLGSTIWQVWILGVPSAGIMGAIGLMALLANLASVLILWRYRDGDANVRSVWLCSRNDAIGNVAVIGAAALVAWTAAPWPDLVVAGLMAGLFLRSSASIIRQAMAELRQVAS is encoded by the coding sequence ATGGGGCAGCACTGTTGTGTAAGCAATCACTTTGATGGCACGACCCGGGCTTACCGGCAAGCGTTGGTGGCCGTTATTGTCATCAACGCGGCCATGTTCATGGTCGAACTACTGGGTGGTGCCTGGTCGGGCTCGCAGGCGCTGCAAGCCGATGCACTCGATTTTCTGGGCGATGCACTAACCTATGGCCTTAGCCTGTGGGCCATCGCCCGGGCCGTGCAAACCCGGGCGCGTGCGGCCTTGTTAAAGGGCGTTAGCCTGGCTTTGATGGGGGCTTGGGTGCTGGGCTCCACCATTTGGCAGGTTTGGATACTGGGCGTTCCCAGTGCAGGCATCATGGGCGCTATCGGTTTGATGGCCTTGTTGGCCAATCTGGCCAGCGTGTTGATACTGTGGCGTTACCGAGATGGCGACGCCAACGTCAGGTCGGTCTGGTTGTGCAGCCGCAACGACGCGATTGGCAATGTCGCGGTGATAGGGGCAGCTGCTCTGGTGGCGTGGACCGCTGCCCCATGGCCAGATTTGGTCGTGGCCGGCCTGATGGCTGGGCTGTTTTTGAGGTCCAGCGCCAGCATCATTCGCCAAGCCATGGCCGAGTTGCGACAAGTGGCCTCTTAA
- the tolQ gene encoding protein TolQ produces the protein MNQDLDIVHLLLNASWVVQAVVVLLLGVSVASWAVIFGKTSALARVHQRNTAFEQAFWSGTSMHDLYTAAIQKTTGTGPMERIFAAGMREFLKLRERRIAETHVLLEGAQRAMRASFQREVDAMESQLSFLGSVASVSPYVGLFGTVWGIMHAFTGLASLESVTLASVAPGIAEALVATAIGLFAAIPAVVAFNRFSTKVDRAASHMDTFADEFSNILQRNLSAQASN, from the coding sequence ATGAACCAAGATTTAGATATTGTTCACCTGTTACTCAATGCCAGCTGGGTGGTCCAAGCTGTGGTGGTGTTACTGCTTGGCGTATCCGTGGCCAGCTGGGCTGTAATCTTTGGCAAGACCTCAGCTCTGGCCCGCGTGCACCAGCGCAACACAGCGTTTGAGCAAGCATTCTGGTCTGGCACCAGCATGCACGACTTGTACACCGCTGCCATTCAAAAGACCACGGGCACTGGTCCCATGGAGCGTATTTTTGCTGCGGGCATGCGTGAGTTTTTAAAGCTGCGCGAACGCCGCATTGCCGAGACCCACGTTTTACTTGAAGGTGCACAACGCGCCATGCGCGCCAGCTTTCAGCGCGAGGTAGACGCGATGGAATCACAGTTGTCATTCTTGGGCTCGGTCGCATCGGTCTCGCCCTACGTGGGTTTGTTTGGCACGGTATGGGGCATCATGCACGCCTTTACAGGCTTGGCCTCACTGGAGTCCGTCACGCTGGCTTCCGTCGCCCCAGGTATTGCCGAGGCACTGGTAGCGACCGCAATTGGCTTGTTTGCCGCGATTCCAGCAGTGGTTGCCTTCAACCGTTTCTCTACCAAGGTAGACCGCGCGGCCAGCCACATGGATACGTTTGCCGACGAGTTCTCCAATATTTTGCAGCGCAACCTCAGCGCGCAAGCAAGCAACTAA
- the ybgC gene encoding tol-pal system-associated acyl-CoA thioesterase — MSATAPKRAAHHQWPVRVYWEDTDAGGIVFYANYLKFFERARTEWLRTLGLQQAQIKQDQDGMFVVSETSVRYHQPCRLDDALTVDTQLVTCGKASMVLAQSAWLDQHLLCSATIKVGWVSDKTLKPGRLPATLLALLSNAQAAPATS; from the coding sequence GTGTCTGCCACCGCACCCAAACGCGCCGCACACCACCAGTGGCCAGTACGTGTGTACTGGGAAGACACAGACGCCGGGGGCATTGTGTTTTATGCCAACTACCTCAAGTTTTTTGAGCGTGCACGCACCGAATGGTTGAGAACCTTGGGCCTGCAACAGGCTCAGATCAAGCAAGACCAAGACGGTATGTTCGTGGTGAGCGAAACCTCTGTGCGTTACCATCAACCCTGCCGCCTGGACGATGCCTTGACGGTGGACACACAGCTCGTAACCTGTGGCAAGGCCAGCATGGTGCTGGCACAGTCTGCCTGGCTGGATCAGCATCTGCTGTGCAGCGCCACCATTAAAGTGGGATGGGTTAGCGACAAGACGCTAAAGCCAGGCCGCTTGCCCGCAACGCTGCTCGCTCTTTTGTCAAACGCACAGGCAGCTCCCGCCACGTCATAA
- the tolA gene encoding cell envelope integrity protein TolA, producing MNNALPTAAPKPPQDGHWGLPVALALGVHALLVAALTWGVAWQQTQVSANFDVELWSDIPIAAAPPPPEPKPQPEPEPTPEPPAPEPEPTPEPAPPPEPPGPSAADIALEQQRALEAQQQLEAAKLAKEKAAKEKAAREKAARERAAKEKAAKELAEKKAAQQRAREEKALKDKLRQEQLARLSNLAGTAGQTGDAAKASGPSASYAGKVVGAIRPNIVFTDVVAGNPGAEVEVTTRPTGEILGRTLRKSSGMPAWDEAVLRAIDRTATLPRDTNGRVPSPMLIRFRPKD from the coding sequence ATGAACAACGCTTTGCCAACTGCAGCCCCCAAACCGCCACAAGACGGGCATTGGGGCCTACCGGTCGCCTTGGCCCTGGGCGTGCACGCCTTGCTGGTAGCCGCACTCACCTGGGGTGTGGCGTGGCAGCAAACGCAGGTTAGCGCCAACTTTGACGTAGAGCTGTGGTCTGACATACCCATTGCAGCCGCGCCACCGCCACCTGAGCCCAAACCCCAGCCAGAACCAGAGCCAACGCCTGAGCCTCCTGCACCCGAACCCGAGCCCACACCTGAACCAGCGCCACCGCCTGAACCCCCTGGACCAAGTGCTGCCGACATTGCCTTGGAACAACAGCGTGCGCTTGAGGCGCAGCAGCAGCTAGAAGCCGCCAAACTGGCTAAGGAAAAGGCAGCGAAAGAGAAAGCAGCCAGAGAAAAGGCCGCCAGGGAGAGGGCGGCCAAGGAAAAGGCTGCAAAGGAGCTGGCCGAGAAAAAAGCAGCACAGCAGCGTGCCCGCGAAGAAAAGGCCCTCAAGGACAAGCTGCGCCAAGAGCAACTGGCCCGCTTGAGCAACCTGGCAGGCACGGCTGGACAAACCGGCGATGCGGCGAAGGCAAGCGGCCCCAGCGCCAGCTACGCAGGCAAGGTCGTGGGCGCCATTCGCCCCAATATCGTGTTCACCGACGTGGTAGCGGGCAACCCTGGCGCCGAAGTAGAGGTCACCACACGCCCAACTGGTGAAATCCTGGGACGCACACTACGCAAGTCCAGCGGCATGCCGGCTTGGGATGAGGCGGTGCTGCGTGCCATTGACCGCACCGCAACACTGCCGCGCGACACCAACGGGCGTGTGCCCTCACCCATGCTGATACGGTTCCGGCCAAAAGACTAG
- a CDS encoding biopolymer transporter ExbD, whose amino-acid sequence MSALQRKRRHRRTMNEINMVPFIDVMLVLLIIFMVTAPLITPSMIDLPTVGQAPRQPDRVVQVLVAKDASLQISADKQTVDVVLKDLAQRVLDVANQNRSSRDATANSSPTQELAVVISADKAVAYEAVVNVMDTLQQAGLNRVALSVNAQR is encoded by the coding sequence ATGTCTGCTTTGCAACGCAAACGTCGCCACAGGCGCACCATGAACGAGATCAACATGGTGCCCTTTATTGATGTCATGCTGGTGCTGCTGATCATCTTCATGGTGACCGCACCGCTGATCACTCCCAGCATGATTGACCTTCCCACCGTAGGCCAGGCGCCGCGCCAGCCCGACCGTGTGGTGCAAGTGTTGGTGGCCAAAGACGCCTCGCTGCAAATAAGCGCTGACAAGCAAACGGTAGACGTTGTACTCAAGGACCTGGCCCAGCGCGTTCTGGATGTCGCCAACCAAAACCGGTCCAGCCGTGACGCCACGGCCAATTCATCACCCACACAAGAACTGGCGGTGGTGATCAGCGCAGACAAGGCGGTGGCCTACGAGGCTGTGGTGAATGTAATGGACACGCTGCAACAAGCTGGCCTCAACCGCGTGGCCTTGTCCGTTAACGCGCAACGCTAG
- a CDS encoding helix-turn-helix domain-containing protein: protein MPHSYGIGQLAKRLHCAVQTLRYYERIGLITPPHRTEGNQRRYSDAHLSQLRFIRHARELGFSLEAIHSLLRLSRHGDEPCDEANAIAQAQLTAVRSRLARLKALEAQLAQMVGACEGHTVAHCRVIEVLQDHALCLHDHDVAPPDKPGANHA from the coding sequence ATGCCACACAGCTACGGCATAGGTCAGTTGGCCAAACGACTGCATTGCGCTGTTCAAACGCTGCGGTATTACGAACGTATAGGCCTAATCACACCGCCACACCGAACCGAAGGCAACCAACGGCGCTACAGCGATGCACACCTGAGCCAGCTGCGCTTTATTCGCCACGCCCGAGAGCTGGGCTTCTCACTGGAGGCTATCCATTCCTTGCTGCGCTTGTCGCGCCATGGCGACGAGCCCTGCGATGAGGCCAATGCCATTGCCCAAGCGCAACTAACAGCCGTGCGCTCTAGGTTGGCCCGACTAAAGGCGCTAGAGGCGCAGCTGGCACAGATGGTAGGGGCTTGTGAGGGCCATACAGTGGCGCATTGTCGGGTGATTGAAGTGCTGCAAGACCATGCCTTGTGCTTGCATGACCACGACGTTGCGCCCCCTGACAAGCCCGGGGCGAACCACGCCTAA
- a CDS encoding efflux RND transporter periplasmic adaptor subunit: protein MKSSKLTGLVAALATGIAALYWLAPTWLPTALQPHSAAAQPGQQGSAGAAGRRSGFGGPTAVSLQEVVIGDVPMSLQAPGSVVAQQSVVLRSQVGATIKRVVAKEGSRVAAGELLFELDARGVQAELAKAQAQLAKSQATLADLQNQLLRAKALKDQAFVSGSAVDSAQSQVGAQMAQVAADQASVRAQQVQLSLYQVRAPFAGRVGAIDVSAGTLVSAGASATPLATLTQFNPIGVKFSLPESALSAVANAGTGREVSVRLASSNPSMDTTSHMGQLTLIDNLVNPATGMLTLKATLANDDNALWPGQFVDVSLSVATLNNVAKIAQGAVAISDQGASVFVMGDNGKAQVKPIRILHTMDDMAVVSGLSSGDKVVVDGRQNVKPGGLLRDINAPATKPTK from the coding sequence ATGAAATCATCAAAATTGACCGGCCTGGTCGCCGCTTTGGCTACTGGCATTGCAGCCTTGTACTGGCTGGCGCCTACATGGCTACCCACTGCCCTGCAACCCCACAGTGCCGCTGCACAACCAGGACAACAAGGCAGTGCAGGCGCTGCTGGCAGGCGTAGTGGCTTTGGCGGCCCCACGGCAGTGAGCTTGCAGGAGGTGGTGATTGGCGACGTACCCATGTCTTTGCAAGCCCCTGGCAGCGTGGTGGCCCAGCAGTCTGTGGTGTTGAGGTCTCAAGTGGGCGCCACCATCAAACGGGTGGTCGCCAAAGAAGGCAGCCGTGTTGCCGCGGGTGAGTTGCTGTTTGAGCTGGATGCACGCGGTGTACAGGCGGAACTGGCCAAAGCGCAAGCGCAGCTGGCCAAGTCACAGGCCACACTCGCCGACTTGCAAAATCAATTGTTGCGCGCCAAGGCACTCAAAGACCAAGCCTTTGTATCGGGCAGCGCTGTTGACAGCGCACAAAGCCAAGTCGGCGCACAAATGGCACAAGTTGCCGCTGATCAAGCCAGCGTCAGAGCCCAGCAGGTGCAGCTGAGCCTGTATCAAGTGCGTGCACCATTTGCAGGCCGCGTGGGCGCCATTGACGTGAGTGCTGGCACCCTGGTCAGCGCTGGCGCATCGGCCACGCCCCTGGCCACACTCACACAGTTCAACCCCATAGGCGTGAAGTTTTCCCTTCCAGAGTCTGCCCTCAGTGCGGTAGCCAACGCTGGCACCGGACGTGAAGTCAGCGTGCGCTTGGCCAGCAGCAACCCAAGCATGGACACCACAAGCCACATGGGGCAGCTCACGCTGATTGACAACTTGGTCAACCCCGCCACAGGCATGCTAACCCTCAAGGCGACATTGGCCAACGACGACAACGCCTTGTGGCCAGGCCAATTTGTAGATGTGAGTCTGAGCGTCGCAACGCTCAACAATGTGGCCAAAATCGCGCAAGGTGCGGTGGCAATTTCAGACCAAGGTGCCAGCGTGTTTGTGATGGGCGACAACGGCAAAGCCCAAGTCAAACCCATCAGGATATTGCACACCATGGATGACATGGCTGTCGTGTCAGGCTTGAGCAGTGGCGACAAAGTGGTGGTAGACGGCAGGCAAAACGTCAAGCCCGGTGGCTTGTTGCGTGATATCAATGCGCCTGCTACCAAACCCACTAAATAA
- the nusB gene encoding transcription antitermination factor NusB encodes MTDQAPTDRTANKPKAAMRKASDKSGRTRAREFAVQALYQHLVGHNPVAHIDAFTRDLTGFHKADAVHFDALLTGCIEDQAELEALMTPHLDREVAQVSPIERGILLIGTFELKQCLDVPLRVVINECIELTKSFGGTDGHKFVNGVIHPLGQQLRPHETNDAASQ; translated from the coding sequence ATGACTGATCAAGCCCCCACCGACCGCACCGCCAACAAACCCAAGGCGGCCATGCGCAAAGCCTCTGACAAGTCTGGCCGCACACGCGCCCGCGAATTTGCAGTGCAGGCCCTGTACCAGCACCTGGTTGGCCACAACCCAGTGGCACATATTGACGCCTTTACGCGCGACCTGACCGGTTTTCACAAAGCTGATGCGGTGCACTTTGACGCCCTGCTCACCGGCTGCATAGAAGACCAAGCGGAGCTGGAAGCCCTCATGACGCCGCACCTAGACCGCGAAGTCGCCCAAGTGTCCCCTATTGAGCGTGGCATTTTGCTCATTGGCACCTTCGAGCTCAAGCAGTGTCTTGATGTGCCGCTTCGTGTTGTCATCAATGAATGCATTGAACTGACCAAGTCTTTTGGCGGCACAGACGGCCACAAGTTTGTCAACGGCGTGATACATCCGCTGGGCCAACAACTGCGCCCGCACGAAACCAACGACGCTGCTAGCCAGTAA
- the ribD gene encoding bifunctional diaminohydroxyphosphoribosylaminopyrimidine deaminase/5-amino-6-(5-phosphoribosylamino)uracil reductase RibD → MPQQVRDDAHAMQLALSLAQQALWLSNPNPRVGCVITTASGQVLGSGYTQAAGSAHAEVMALASAAQQHVTVAGATAFVTLEPCAHTGRTPPCCDALIAAGIKRVVIAALDPNPQVAGQGMACMRAAGIEVSHGLLARESQWLNIGFFSRMLRNKPWVRLKMAASVDGITALPNGQSQWITSAQARADGHAFRARACAVLTGAGTVLSDDPQLNVRGLDVERQPHLVVVDSRLQTPLSAKLLPASTPARAVWLYHSGAAHADTQAALTHAGAELCTMRNAAGKVDLTAMFGDLANKGVNEVHVEAGSALNGSLLREGLVDELLLYVAPKLLGQGFGLSGFGPLDSLSDAIEMDFASPTMVGSDLRLQAVVGGADAFLNDQIFNQQFN, encoded by the coding sequence ATGCCGCAGCAAGTGCGTGATGACGCCCATGCCATGCAGCTGGCGTTGTCGCTGGCGCAGCAGGCGTTGTGGCTGTCCAACCCCAACCCACGTGTGGGCTGCGTGATCACCACGGCCAGCGGTCAAGTACTGGGTAGCGGCTACACACAGGCAGCGGGCAGCGCCCATGCCGAAGTCATGGCGCTGGCCTCTGCCGCACAACAACATGTGACTGTGGCCGGCGCCACAGCTTTCGTAACACTAGAGCCTTGTGCCCACACAGGCCGCACGCCGCCTTGCTGTGATGCCCTCATTGCGGCAGGTATCAAGCGCGTTGTCATCGCCGCGCTAGACCCCAACCCACAAGTCGCCGGCCAAGGCATGGCCTGCATGCGCGCTGCTGGCATTGAGGTGAGCCACGGCTTGCTGGCACGCGAATCGCAATGGTTAAACATTGGCTTTTTCAGCCGCATGCTGCGCAACAAGCCATGGGTGCGCCTCAAAATGGCGGCGTCGGTTGACGGCATTACGGCACTGCCCAACGGCCAAAGCCAATGGATTACCAGCGCACAAGCGCGCGCCGACGGACACGCCTTTAGAGCCAGGGCCTGCGCAGTGCTCACAGGTGCTGGCACCGTGCTGTCTGACGACCCGCAGCTCAACGTACGAGGCCTGGACGTTGAGCGCCAACCGCACTTGGTGGTGGTGGACAGCCGACTGCAAACACCGCTTAGCGCCAAACTGCTGCCCGCCAGCACACCAGCGCGTGCCGTGTGGCTTTACCACAGTGGCGCTGCACACGCCGACACACAAGCCGCCCTCACCCACGCAGGCGCCGAGCTGTGCACCATGCGCAACGCGGCAGGCAAGGTGGACTTAACCGCCATGTTCGGCGACTTGGCCAACAAAGGCGTGAATGAAGTGCACGTAGAGGCTGGCTCTGCACTCAATGGCTCGTTGCTGCGCGAAGGTCTGGTGGACGAGCTGCTGTTGTATGTTGCACCCAAGCTATTGGGTCAAGGCTTTGGCTTGTCGGGGTTTGGTCCACTGGATAGCCTGTCCGACGCCATTGAAATGGACTTTGCCAGCCCCACCATGGTCGGCTCGGACCTGAGGCTGCAAGCTGTTGTAGGCGGTGCAGACGCGTTTTTAAACGACCAGATTTTTAACCAGCAATTCAACTAA
- the ribB gene encoding 3,4-dihydroxy-2-butanone-4-phosphate synthase — translation MVQPVAISPVQDIVAELKAGRMVVLVDEEDRENEGDLVMAADHVTPEAINFMAKFGRGLICLTLTKERCQFLKLPPMASSNGTQFATAFTVSIEAATGVTTGISAADRARTVQVAVSGDSAPTDLVQPGHVFPLQAVDGGVLMRAGHTEAGCDLAAMAGCSPSSVICEIMNDDGSMARLPDLQVFAAQHNLKIGTIADLIEYRSSHESLVERLGSRQLQTTHGAFTAHAFKDLASGNMHLALVIGEWEQTDVIPVRVHEPLSVLDALELNGRMHSWPLNASLAYLQQQGRGVAVLLNAGETSAELLDQFQGTAQASHGPGAGRVDLRTYGVGAQILRECGVSNMRLMGSPRRMPSLAGYGLDVHGFIDNK, via the coding sequence ATGGTCCAACCCGTTGCTATTTCCCCCGTACAAGACATTGTTGCCGAGCTCAAGGCTGGGCGTATGGTGGTATTGGTAGACGAGGAAGACCGAGAAAACGAGGGCGACCTGGTCATGGCGGCAGACCACGTGACGCCAGAGGCCATCAATTTCATGGCCAAGTTTGGGCGTGGTCTCATTTGCCTCACCCTGACCAAAGAACGTTGCCAGTTTTTAAAGCTGCCACCCATGGCCAGCAGCAACGGCACACAGTTCGCCACCGCTTTTACCGTCAGCATTGAGGCTGCCACAGGTGTGACCACTGGCATTTCAGCCGCTGACCGTGCGCGCACCGTGCAAGTGGCTGTATCTGGCGACAGTGCGCCGACAGACCTGGTGCAGCCAGGCCACGTGTTTCCGCTGCAGGCAGTAGATGGCGGCGTGTTGATGCGTGCTGGCCACACAGAGGCCGGCTGCGACCTGGCCGCCATGGCGGGCTGCTCACCGTCCAGCGTGATTTGCGAAATCATGAACGACGACGGCTCCATGGCACGTCTGCCCGACTTGCAGGTTTTTGCAGCCCAGCACAACCTCAAAATTGGCACCATTGCCGATCTCATCGAATACCGCAGCTCACACGAGTCTTTGGTAGAGCGCTTAGGCTCACGCCAATTGCAAACCACCCACGGTGCATTTACAGCGCATGCGTTCAAAGACCTGGCCTCTGGCAACATGCACTTGGCGCTGGTCATTGGCGAGTGGGAGCAAACAGACGTCATACCCGTGCGCGTGCATGAGCCCTTGTCGGTGCTGGACGCCTTAGAGCTCAACGGGCGCATGCACAGCTGGCCACTCAACGCCAGCCTGGCCTACTTGCAACAGCAAGGGCGGGGTGTGGCTGTATTGCTCAATGCTGGTGAGACAAGCGCCGAACTGCTAGACCAGTTTCAAGGCACAGCCCAAGCCAGCCATGGGCCAGGCGCTGGTCGTGTTGACCTGCGCACCTACGGCGTGGGCGCGCAGATATTACGCGAATGTGGCGTGTCCAACATGCGCCTGATGGGCTCGCCCAGGCGCATGCCCAGCCTGGCTGGCTACGGGCTAGACGTACATGGCTTTATTGACAACAAGTAA
- a CDS encoding pyridoxal phosphate-dependent aminotransferase: protein MRISQRAERIKPFMVMEVAKAAQAMAAQAAGTDQPMVFLNIGEPDFLAPPAVQAAATQAMASGLTSYTQALGIAPLREAISKWYLQRFGLHIDPSRIAVTAGASAALQLACLALVNPGDEVLMPDPSYPCNRNFVAAANGQAVLLPTTPQQRFQLSAEQVSNAWGDNTRGVLLASPSNPTGTSIAREELTRLAQTVRAKGGFTIVDEIYLGLNFDDAFSHSALGLEDGLGDDIISVNSFSKYFNMTGWRLGWLVLPPALVPVVERLAQHLFICASTISQYAALACFEPDTLAEFERRRAAFKARRDYFIPELNRLGLHVPVMPDGAFYAYANCQAACDKWGIAPGTAHQPGGSWAFAFELMKRAGIAATPGLDFGGAQNHNFIRFSTASSMAQLQTAVARLEQVL from the coding sequence ATGCGCATATCGCAGCGCGCTGAGCGCATCAAGCCTTTCATGGTGATGGAAGTGGCCAAAGCGGCACAGGCCATGGCAGCTCAGGCCGCGGGCACAGATCAGCCCATGGTGTTTTTAAACATAGGAGAGCCCGACTTCCTGGCACCACCCGCCGTGCAGGCGGCGGCCACGCAGGCTATGGCCAGTGGTCTGACCAGTTACACCCAAGCGCTGGGTATTGCACCACTGCGCGAAGCCATTAGCAAGTGGTACCTGCAGCGCTTTGGCCTGCACATTGACCCCTCACGCATAGCGGTCACGGCTGGCGCATCAGCCGCTTTGCAGCTGGCCTGCCTGGCACTGGTTAACCCCGGCGACGAGGTGCTCATGCCAGACCCCAGCTACCCGTGCAACCGCAACTTTGTGGCTGCGGCCAACGGCCAAGCCGTGTTGCTGCCCACTACCCCGCAACAACGCTTTCAATTAAGTGCCGAACAAGTCAGCAACGCTTGGGGCGACAACACACGCGGTGTATTGCTGGCATCGCCCAGCAACCCCACTGGCACATCCATTGCCAGGGAGGAACTCACGCGATTGGCGCAAACCGTGCGCGCCAAAGGCGGCTTCACCATTGTTGACGAAATCTATCTTGGGCTGAACTTTGACGACGCCTTTAGCCACAGCGCCCTGGGCCTGGAAGACGGTTTAGGCGACGACATCATCAGCGTGAACAGCTTTTCCAAGTACTTCAACATGACAGGTTGGCGCTTGGGCTGGCTGGTGCTGCCGCCTGCCCTGGTACCGGTTGTAGAGCGTTTGGCGCAGCACTTGTTTATTTGTGCCAGCACCATCAGCCAATACGCCGCCCTGGCCTGCTTTGAGCCCGACACCTTGGCCGAGTTCGAGCGCCGACGGGCCGCCTTTAAAGCCAGACGTGACTACTTCATACCAGAACTCAACCGCTTGGGGCTTCACGTGCCCGTCATGCCGGACGGCGCGTTTTACGCCTACGCCAACTGCCAAGCGGCCTGTGACAAATGGGGTATTGCACCCGGTACGGCCCACCAACCGGGTGGCAGCTGGGCCTTTGCATTTGAGTTGATGAAGCGCGCAGGCATTGCCGCCACACCTGGGCTGGACTTTGGCGGTGCTCAAAACCACAACTTCATTCGCTTTTCGACTGCCAGCAGCATGGCCCAACTGCAAACGGCTGTGGCACGCTTGGAACAGGTGTTGTAG
- a CDS encoding riboflavin synthase, with translation MFTGIITGVGHITRIEDLGNTNAHGKRLHISTPPGYLDDVGLGDSIALNGACMTVTSFDATADLFTIDISVESLSKTSGLDATGTINLEKALRAHDRLGGHIVSGHVDGIGQVRRFDIVGESWLLQIQIPQALAKFLAHKGSITVNGVSLTVNNVLDNQDGCIIDINLIPHTIANTALGELKASVQVNLEIDLIARYCERMLSKAPAPAA, from the coding sequence ATGTTTACAGGCATCATCACTGGCGTTGGCCACATCACCCGCATTGAAGACTTGGGCAACACAAACGCCCATGGCAAGCGCCTGCACATCAGCACGCCGCCAGGCTATCTGGACGACGTGGGCCTGGGCGACAGCATTGCCCTGAATGGTGCTTGCATGACAGTGACCAGCTTTGACGCCACCGCTGACCTGTTCACCATAGACATATCGGTAGAGTCGCTCAGCAAAACCAGCGGCCTGGATGCCACCGGCACCATCAATCTTGAAAAAGCGCTGCGCGCTCACGACCGCTTGGGCGGGCACATTGTGTCTGGCCACGTAGACGGCATAGGTCAGGTCAGGCGTTTTGACATCGTAGGCGAGAGCTGGCTGTTGCAAATTCAAATACCGCAAGCCTTGGCCAAATTTTTAGCCCACAAGGGCTCTATCACCGTCAACGGCGTGAGCCTTACGGTGAATAACGTGCTGGACAACCAGGACGGCTGCATCATAGACATCAACCTCATACCGCACACCATTGCAAACACGGCCTTGGGCGAACTGAAGGCCAGCGTACAGGTCAACCTGGAGATAGACCTGATTGCCCGCTACTGTGAGCGCATGCTCAGCAAGGCGCCGGCTCCAGCAGCATAA